The segment CCATAGTTTTTGCATAACCCTTCAAGCCCGGAATCAAATCCGCGCCAGATTGATTTTACCTTGGTCTGACCGTTCCTTAGATATAATTCAAGCACTACAATTCCATTCTCGTTCGTGAAGCTGGATGGTGATAATTGAATAACCGTATTCTGTATACATATCTCTGCTGCCAGATTCTTCACATTCGCAAATCCCGTGCTGTTATCCTCTGTCAGAGTTACAGCTATTTTGGTTATACCTTCAGGGGCCTTATCCATGTCGAAATTAAGCTTATGAACTTTGGTATTACCCACTTGCTCGGATGGTTGAAGCGTGGCTACACCCGTGGAACTTGTGGGCTGATTATAGAAGATGATTCCGCTATCTCCTTGTACCTTATCCGAATCCGTTAAGAGGAAGGCTGTTAAAGAAACGTCTACCAGAGTAGAGATTTCGTGGCTAATCGTAATGCTACCTTTTGCGGCACTTAAAGTTGTATTTGCTCCCATTTGCAGAAATTGATTCACTCTAACCACTCCAATCCATTTAATGGCTCGTGCTGTCTCAATTATATTAACACAGGGAGGAAATACTTGGGATATAAAACTATAAAGGGCTCCGTTATGTTAACCGGCACGTTATAGTACTCCTCTAATCGCGCTCTACAATAGTAATGGTGAGGAGATCGATATATATGGCGGACATCAATTTGTCAGGGTACAGGCGCTTGGCAAATTTGATGATGAAGACCGCGATAATTTTTACTCCTTGTTGGAAAGTGATGGTGTGGGATGAATCTCCACCACAATGGTGTGGATATGGTTCATATCCGTAAGTTTCTGCAGTTTCCGTATGCAGGGAAGCTCCCGTTTGTAGAAAAAACCAGGTTCGTATGCCTGAGGGTTCTCTGTATAGGATACGATGACGGCGACCGATTAGTTATTTTGTATTATCCCAATAAGAACATTTGTTATTTTGTGGAGGATTTAAGATAAATGCACCCGGCTACATTTTCACTTTACATCGCAGCATTTAGGTGGTAATATCATTTCTATAATTCCACAAATATAGAAATGGTGGTGGAAAGGAGATTTTAATGGCTGATGTCGATCATGATCTGGTGCAAGCTGTCAAAGTATACAAGGCTCTAGGTGAGCCTACACGGCTAAAAATAGCCTTAATGCTAATTAAGCAAGAGAATCAATGCGTTACCGCGATCAGTGAACAGCTTGGACATGTAGCCGGTTCAACGTTATCCCATCATCTCAAGCAACTGACGGAATCGGGTTTAATCCAGGCGCAAAAGAACGGTTCATTTATTCACTACAGCGTTGATCAAGAAGTGGCAAAGAAGTTTGCGCCATATTTACTGGCGTAAATTTTTTTAAATAACATTTCTATATTTTTAGAATTATAGAATAATAGCAAGGAACTAGCTCAAGAATCTGAAAGGGGAACAATCAAATGATTAAATCTTGGAAAGTTTATATTTTAGCGATTATCAGTTTTTTAGTGGGAACCTCGGAATTTGTAATCGCCGGGATATTGGATCTGGTGTCTAAAGATGTAGGCGTAACTATTGCTGCGGCCGGCCAACTCATTTCGGTTTACTCCATATCTTACGCAGTGGGTACTCCGATTCTCATTGCGGCTACCTCCAAACTAAGCCGGAGAACACTTATGCTGGCTGCTTTGGCGCTGTTTTTTACAGGGAATCTAATTACGGTGGTCTCGACGGGCTATCCGATGCTTGTTGGTGCGAGAGTGATCTTAGCGCTTAGTACAGGTGTCTTTACCGTGGTTGCCCTAACGGTTTCTGCTCAAATTGCCGGGCCTGGAAAACAAGGCACTGCCATAGCAACCATCATGATGGGTTTTAATCTATCGCTTATTTTAGGTGTTCCTCTGGGAAGAGTCATCGCCAGCACCTACGACTGGAAAATCATTTTTTATGGAATCGGCGCTCTTAGTTTTATCGCCATGCTGGTCATTTTAATGGCATTGCCCAAGTCGCAGGGAGAAGCAAAGGTACCTCTCAAAGAACAACTCGCCCTGTTGAAAAGACCGCAGCTATTACTAACCTTGTCGATTAGCTTCTTTTGGATGGTCGGTTATACGATCGTTTACACGTTTATTACACCATTTCTGTTGGACATTACGGGCATGAGCAATGGGATGGTGAGCATCGCGCTATTTTCATTCGGCATAGCAAGCTTGCTGGGCGCCCAGGCTGGAGGATTTGGTGCAGATAAATTAGGTATTCCGCGTACGCTGAATGGAAGCTTGATTATCCACGCGGGTATTCTGATCCTTATGACCCTCTTTGCCCATACGTCTATCGCTGTCTTTCCCCTGCTGCTGTTATGGTCGTTTTTCGCTTGGTCTACGGGTCCCATTCAACAAGTCTATATGATTAGCCTGGCACCAAGCGCAGCGGGCATTCTTCTGAGCTTGAATACCTCCTTCATCCAGTTGGGGATTGCTGCCGGAGCTGCCATTGGCGGTCTTGTGGTGGAGAGTCTTTCCTTACAGTCCATCGGCGTGGCTGGCGCAATGGGTGTTGCCATCGCACTCCTCCCGGCTATATTATCGTTCTCGATGCGAAGTCAGTCTTCGGACGGCCTACCGACGGAATAATCTACGGCTGAAATGGAAAAATATCTGTATAGATTTCATTCCGATCTCCGGTCAAAATTCACTCTTAAGCGCCTCAAACCTTTCTTTGTAGCTTGACGCTACATTCGGACGTTGTTGTGGTGGCGTACTCTATGAAATTTACAGAGCCGTTAAAGTTCAAATAAGCTTCATACCGTAAGCGGATGGGGGGCAGGGTAATGAAATCCAGAACGTTCTCCTTGGCCACCCATCGTCTATTCCGCTTTCCTCTTTGATTTCACGTATCACGCCATCGATAAGGTTCTCTCCAATTTCAGTTATCCCGCCAGGATACACCCAGCCATCATCATGGGCTTTTACTAATAGGATATTTCCCTTCCCATCTTCTACAATTCCGCCTGCCGACACAATATGCGTTGGAAAAGCCATTTTACAACCTCCATTATGAAGTGATCGGATAACTACCTCTGTAGATCCTAACATGGGTAACGAAACTATTATTGAGATTCACATCCGGTCTGAAAATGCGCTCTGCCCTCTAGCAAATCACCTAAAAACTTTTGGGATGCATTCAACTTGGCTTCTAACTCCTGGATTTCTTTGATTTTCTCTTTTACCAATGCTTCCTTCTTAATATACGAGCTCTCATTGATAAGTAAAACTAAGTCCTGGATGGTTAAACCCAAAGTGAGCAGCATTCTACAATCCTGCAAATAGGTGACCACTCCTTCATCGTATACGCGGTAATTATTCTCATCCCTTGATATGAACTGCTCAGGGATCAACTGTTTGCGTTCATAGAATCGCAAGGTGGATATGGGTAAATTCGTCAGCCTGGAGACTTCATTTGCTTTCATACTCTGCTCCTTCTAAATAAATCATTAATTTATATTTGCTATAAACCAAGGTTCATAGTTCAAAATAAAAATATGATAACCCGGGACAGCGATACTGTCAAAATAATGGGTTACATCAGAAGGAGTGCATTTATGCTGGAATCTATTCAAAATAATGATTTTGTCAACATTCTGACCGGCCGCCGTTCCATACGACAGTACGATGAGAGCATCAAAATTTCGGAGGAAGAAATGCACGCTATGATTCAAGAAGCAAGCTTGGCTCCCTCTTCCGCGAATATGCAACCCTGGCGCATAATCGTGGTTCATTCCCCTGAAGGGAAAGACAAGCTTCGGCCTCTAGTCCAGTTCAATACACGGCAAAATGATACCTCTGCGGCGATGCTCATCATTCTGGGAGATACGCAGAGCGATTTATATGTAGAGAAAATCTATGATACGGCTGTGGAGCAAGGAAAGATGCCCAAAGACATACGCGACAAGCAGGTCACGCAAATTCTGGGCATGTATCCGCAAATCCCTAGAGAATTAAAGATCGAAATTGCCAAAATCGATGCAAGTTTATTCGCGATGCAAATGATGCTGGTCGCCCGTGCCCATGGGTATGACACTAATCCGATGGCAGGCTTTGAACGCGATCAGATCGTTAGCGTCTTTGATCTGGACGATCACAGATATGTTCCGGTCATGATCCTATCCATCGGCAAGGCCAAAGATGAGGGTCATGAATCCGTCCGCCTGGGTAGCGAGGAAATTACCTTTTGGCGCTAATGTGAATGTATGAACATCACCGATTCTGTGCTCCCCACTCGCATAGCTGCTCCAACACAGGCAGCAGAGTCTGCCCTTTCGGTGTCAGCGAATACTCCACTTTGGGCGGAATCTGCGGATACTCCACGCGCTTCACCAGCCCGTCAGCCTCCAATTCCTTAAGCTGCGCGCTGAGAACCTTGTATGTCACCGCTCCGAGCTGTCTCTGCATCTCATTGAATCGAATCGACGGTTTGGCGGACAGCAGATACAGAATCGCCATCTTCCATTTCCCGCCGATCACCGACATCGTATAACCGAAAGGCGTGTCTTGGATCACCGTCTCCTTGCCCTTCAGATCAGAAATGCCCATGTTCACGCTATCCTTTCGGATAGTAGCCCACTTCTTTGTGCGTACTATCCCTTTATTTTTGCTCAGTCTATAATAGCTTTACTTTGAAGTAAAGGGGCTAAAGCAATGACAACCATTCGAACGTACAACCATACCCTCTGGGATCACGGGATTTCGCAGGGGTACCTTGCCGACAACACCCTGTATATCTCGGGACAGTTCTCCCATGATGCGGAGGGCAACTTCGTTGGAGCAGGCGATATTCAGGCACAGATGACACAGACGCTGAAGAATTTGGATACCGTGTTACAAGAGTTCGGAGCGACCAAGGATAATCTGGCTTACGTGGAGCTGTATCTGACGAATGCGCAGGAGCACGGGGAAACCGCGATCGGACTGTTCAAAAAGTATGTCGGAGAGCACCGACCGGCGGGGAGCATGATCGGGGTGACTTACCTGGCATTCCCGGAACAGTGGGTAGAGGTGCGGGCTGTGGCGCATGTAGGTTAAGAAAAAGAGAGAGGGTTCAATTAAACAACGCTACTGGCAGAGTAATGTCAGTAGCGTTTTAGAATTTGCGGAATCTCTCCATCAGAGTAGTAGCGGATTGCCTTACCCGTTTTTCCAGCATACTCAATCTCATTTCTTGTGCTGTTGCCAATGTAGCCATTTACATCAATCACGAAGATTTCGTCAGAAATATCAATCTTTCTAAAATGCAGATCTCCCAGTAACTCCGCTTGTTCTTCCGTGATTTCAAAACCTTCAGTTTGTTCAAAGAAGGCTACACTAATCACTATGTTTCCTTGTAGTGTAAGAAATGCATTAGCCTGTTCAAATTGCTCCTTGAATTTTGTAGAACCGCATAATGTAATTATTTTCATAAGCATATCCTTCCTGAGCCGTTTTAGATGTTTTTCAGGTAACCCGTACACTGTTCGAATTCTTGCTGAAGCTTGGTTAACCACTTGCCCAGTTACGGAAAATCCAACTCCTCATTGAGGATACGGAATATCTCCCTAACCCGCGCCGGATACCGGGCATCCAGCTCCTCCCACTGCCGCTTCGGTAAAATCAAAAATTCGTGCGTATCCGAAAAATATGAGTCCTCAAACAGCCGGATTTCGTATTTGTCCCGGATCAGCTCCTGAAAGCCGCGAATCGTGATGTAGCGGTCTTGTCCGCTAAAGGTAAGCGCAATCGAATGCAGTTGTCCATTGTAGGTAACGTCCAGTCCCTTGTCCGTTGATGTCACCTCAACCGTTTCATCTGGAAGCCGTTTACCGAACAACCTGACGATCTCCTCGTCCTCTTCTCGCCAATCTACAATGACGCTGTACGCAAAAGTAAATTGCTCAAGCTGTTGCCCATCTCCTTCGAATAGCAATGTCAGTTCGCTGTCGCTTGGCATTCTCATCCCGGTATCCTCCCTGTGCCCACTCAATTAAAATACTATATAGACAGATAATAACCTTGTTGATCAGGCCCAAACCAGATGCTCTACAACTTGGTAGAATCTTATTTTTGCATAATCAATCTCTGAAACTCCATAGGATGTAAAGAATAACTTGACCCATTGCTCGCCGAAGTTTCTGATAATGCTCTTCTCCGCTACTGCCAAATCATAATAACGGTCCGCAATCCCGCAGTTCCCCAGATCAATAAATCCACTTATAGAATCATCAGCAATGATGATGTTTGGCAGGCTGTAGTCACCATGTGTGAATACTAAATCTTCTTTGAGTCCCCGAGAATGATTGTTGACTTCAAGCAGCAACTTTTCAACACTCTCCTCACCAAATCTTCTGTGCAGCTCCGTCGAATCATACTTAATCCCTCCACTCAACTTGTACTGAATAGTGCTCATCAGCTGTTCAAATGAATGATCAAAAGGACAATCTTCAATTGAAACTTCATGAATTCTCCGAAGACCTTGTGCCAATAAAGAGATTATCTCTTCTGTATTTGAAGAATACTGCTTATCGGAAGCTTGAACGCCTGGCAATTCAAGTGTTAATAAATACTCATAATTCCCGATCATACCGAAATCAATAACCTCCGGAACAGGTAACTTATTGTATAACCACAATAACCTATGGGCTTGTCTTTCTAAGGATTCAGCATGTCCTGCTTCCTGGATTTTCAAATATTTATTTACTCCACTTTTACCCTGAATATAATAGGTCTTCGCTGTATTCACCCAAATCAATGAAGCCTCGTCATCTCCAACCAACTCAAGGAATTCAAAGGGTACTGCATCTTTTTCTCCAAAACTCATAATTTCCACCTCTATGGCTTAATCAATATCGTTTCCAAATACATAGCATATTCCTGCAAACTTAGGCAAGCATTGCAGGGTATTTCAATGATAGCTGCTGTATAGTAATTAGTGAAAGGCAGGTGAGTATATGGATTGGTTAAACAGATTTAACAAAGCAATTGATTATATAGAAAGTAACCTTGATAACGAAATTGACTATTCTTATATTGCAAAAATTGCTTGCTGCTCCGAGTTCCATTTTTCACGAATGTTCTCATCTTTAGCCAATGTTACTCTCGCTGAATATGTTCGGCGTAGAAGGCTTACTAAGGCGGCTTTTGAAGTACAGAAACATAGTGCAAAGATTACTGATATTTCTATGAAATACGGATATAGTTCCCCTGATGCATTTACGAGAGCCTTTCGCCAACTGCATGGCGTTACACCTGCTTCCGTTCGTGAAAGCAATGTTCAGTTGAAAGCATATCCTCGCATGTCCTTTCAGATTACCATAAAAGGAGTCTCTGAGATGGAGTATCGAATTGAAAATATTGATTGTAGCCTCCGTTTTGCAGTTAAAAGGGAAACGGTAAAAACTGATGATGCTTTTAATACTGTTCCACAATTGTGGGCCACAGCACAAACAAATGGGTTTCTTCAAAAGCTGATAGACATGTCTTGGGAAAATCCAAAATGCCAACTTGAAGGGTTGCTTGGTATCTTTGGTAAAGATGCAGCAATTAAAGAGGATACCTTTGATTTACTTATGGGGTGTAGATATGACGGAAATATACCGAACGATATGGAAGAACTAACTCTTCCTCCCTCTGTATATGTAGTTTTCCCTAACGATAACGTCAATGCTTGGCAGCGCTTATATACTGAATGGCTTCCTACATCTGGATACGAGCTTGCAAATCTTCCTTGTATAGAGAATTATTTAACTCCAGGAGCTAAAATAGAGCAGGAATTATGGGTTCCCATCATTACCAGGTAGCGAATATTTAATATCACTTTGACCACAGGTTTTATATATCAATATAAATAAAAGCCCATTTCCTTCAAAGAAGTGGGCTTTTGAACAGAACTTCATATATTCTCTTGCTTTAATGCATCAATAATATTCTCCTTTTTTATTTTTGCTCCGGAATAAACAACCGCAGAGCTGACAATGACAAATACACACACAATGACAGACAGAATGCTCATCCAGGGCAGGGTGAACCCATAGCTGAATTTGTTCGCAAATGCTTTATAGATCAGAACCATCACGGCGAAACTGACAGGAAGCCCATACAAGAGCGACTTGACCCCATAAAAAACACT is part of the Paenibacillus sp. FSL M7-0420 genome and harbors:
- a CDS encoding NUDIX hydrolase, with the translated sequence MAFPTHIVSAGGIVEDGKGNILLVKAHDDGWVYPGGITEIGENLIDGVIREIKEESGIDDGWPRRTFWISLPCPPSAYGMKLI
- a CDS encoding MFS transporter — its product is MIKSWKVYILAIISFLVGTSEFVIAGILDLVSKDVGVTIAAAGQLISVYSISYAVGTPILIAATSKLSRRTLMLAALALFFTGNLITVVSTGYPMLVGARVILALSTGVFTVVALTVSAQIAGPGKQGTAIATIMMGFNLSLILGVPLGRVIASTYDWKIIFYGIGALSFIAMLVILMALPKSQGEAKVPLKEQLALLKRPQLLLTLSISFFWMVGYTIVYTFITPFLLDITGMSNGMVSIALFSFGIASLLGAQAGGFGADKLGIPRTLNGSLIIHAGILILMTLFAHTSIAVFPLLLLWSFFAWSTGPIQQVYMISLAPSAAGILLSLNTSFIQLGIAAGAAIGGLVVESLSLQSIGVAGAMGVAIALLPAILSFSMRSQSSDGLPTE
- a CDS encoding RidA family protein produces the protein MTTIRTYNHTLWDHGISQGYLADNTLYISGQFSHDAEGNFVGAGDIQAQMTQTLKNLDTVLQEFGATKDNLAYVELYLTNAQEHGETAIGLFKKYVGEHRPAGSMIGVTYLAFPEQWVEVRAVAHVG
- a CDS encoding nitroreductase family protein, whose translation is MLESIQNNDFVNILTGRRSIRQYDESIKISEEEMHAMIQEASLAPSSANMQPWRIIVVHSPEGKDKLRPLVQFNTRQNDTSAAMLIILGDTQSDLYVEKIYDTAVEQGKMPKDIRDKQVTQILGMYPQIPRELKIEIAKIDASLFAMQMMLVARAHGYDTNPMAGFERDQIVSVFDLDDHRYVPVMILSIGKAKDEGHESVRLGSEEITFWR
- a CDS encoding MerR family DNA-binding transcriptional regulator, with translation MKANEVSRLTNLPISTLRFYERKQLIPEQFISRDENNYRVYDEGVVTYLQDCRMLLTLGLTIQDLVLLINESSYIKKEALVKEKIKEIQELEAKLNASQKFLGDLLEGRAHFQTGCESQ
- a CDS encoding ArsR/SmtB family transcription factor — encoded protein: MADVDHDLVQAVKVYKALGEPTRLKIALMLIKQENQCVTAISEQLGHVAGSTLSHHLKQLTESGLIQAQKNGSFIHYSVDQEVAKKFAPYLLA
- a CDS encoding AraC family transcriptional regulator, which encodes MDWLNRFNKAIDYIESNLDNEIDYSYIAKIACCSEFHFSRMFSSLANVTLAEYVRRRRLTKAAFEVQKHSAKITDISMKYGYSSPDAFTRAFRQLHGVTPASVRESNVQLKAYPRMSFQITIKGVSEMEYRIENIDCSLRFAVKRETVKTDDAFNTVPQLWATAQTNGFLQKLIDMSWENPKCQLEGLLGIFGKDAAIKEDTFDLLMGCRYDGNIPNDMEELTLPPSVYVVFPNDNVNAWQRLYTEWLPTSGYELANLPCIENYLTPGAKIEQELWVPIITR
- a CDS encoding APH(3') family aminoglycoside O-phosphotransferase, coding for MSFGEKDAVPFEFLELVGDDEASLIWVNTAKTYYIQGKSGVNKYLKIQEAGHAESLERQAHRLLWLYNKLPVPEVIDFGMIGNYEYLLTLELPGVQASDKQYSSNTEEIISLLAQGLRRIHEVSIEDCPFDHSFEQLMSTIQYKLSGGIKYDSTELHRRFGEESVEKLLLEVNNHSRGLKEDLVFTHGDYSLPNIIIADDSISGFIDLGNCGIADRYYDLAVAEKSIIRNFGEQWVKLFFTSYGVSEIDYAKIRFYQVVEHLVWA
- a CDS encoding winged helix-turn-helix transcriptional regulator, with product MGISDLKGKETVIQDTPFGYTMSVIGGKWKMAILYLLSAKPSIRFNEMQRQLGAVTYKVLSAQLKELEADGLVKRVEYPQIPPKVEYSLTPKGQTLLPVLEQLCEWGAQNR